From one Mya arenaria isolate MELC-2E11 chromosome 4, ASM2691426v1 genomic stretch:
- the LOC128233061 gene encoding zinc finger protein Xfin-like: MENEDDGQNSTSFSESLLEEGSNSIFSTPEKPGDVPISKNYTLQHDETGRLYTCSVCDKTFRSKSNLNCHLRMHAGQRPYRCGICHRPFPRLNNLRAHISKIHSKTDQELGMFVEKSRIMFTQENNSPNINSSINMPTNFPESFYLDNEAAERDETPNGKMKTEEETIMCTGMSESSPSEAPINDAMNTFDSVRCPLCSLCLISRDALIKHLIDDHYVSPECIGTLLHVFKDALEFVKPKKDDSSNVKSELKDAVENEVLNSQRTPEHNIDFSSIDKPLSLQVETNNAALFQLGIKSEFGESDFEDSHSSFNDFNGELPYEVLNENSRDEKSYRCRLCGFTCDRRYYMTNNHMLKHTKTKPFVCVICSKGYTRRYVLTGHVMKSHNIYGEELANVVEASDLTSNKGTAGTSLADSSIDMSEYQESEMDVSSEVREGLDGGIHGGKDQSEIKHEASFNHLTKFPHIKPKLKMKGNGNGTENIDEKNLDLMNEQLPYSTVEVEKNGSIEHIYKCGLCGFTSTRKWYLLTAHKQKHTGLSKSFTCSICKSSYSRKYDLRKHIVRKHQILGDMLEAILDATKEETKYNDAESGDISQNMENMKQENTIYNMKQESRVYDNHSEDNGERIENGLHVENNYLENIQPDEECDDSGEEEQLQGDEIQNENHDGTERSDLNKSDAIDLSSVRKSDEVNVKNMLATPDLMTMSPAAAIAAAAVAAAAEGVFKARRYQGNLPFNEMIKAEIDKNTLSCLRCGKKCSTYSNLKQHVRIVHYNVKEFVCHICYKTFNTNYNLKVHLKQHVDTNQKKSSHISCQVCYKMFMNQSNLEAHMISKHGISLEETQEIAKSHRGVMLKPADGEDDVGEVLLPPEVDMGKGHDEMDTEVDLAIVKKEREEIAELTDVVGS, from the exons atggaaaatgaaGATGATG GTCAGAATTCCACCTCATTCAGTGAAAGTTTACTTGAAGAGGGGAGCAATTCGATCTTCTCAACTCCAGAAAAGCCTGGTGATGTTCCAATAAGCAAGAATTACACTCTCCAACACGATGAAACCGGCAGGCTGTATACATGCTCAGTCTGTGATAAAACCTTCAGAAGCAAGTCAAATCTGAATTGTCATCTTCGAATGCACGCAG GGCAGAGACCATACAGATGTGGAATTTGCCATCGACCATTTCCACGACTGAACAACCTTCGTGctcatatttcaaaaatacacAGCAAGACCGACCAGGAATTGGGGATGTTTGTTGAAAAAAGCCGGATTATGTTTACACAGGAAAATAACAGTCCAAATATCAACTCAAGCATAAATATGCCAACAAATTTCCCAGAGTCTTTTTATTTGGATAATGAAGCTGCTGAGAGGGATGAAACTCCTaatggaaaaatgaaaacagaggAAGAAACAATAATGTGCACTGGCATGTCAGAATCAAGTCCTTCAGAGGCACCTATTAATGATGCCATGAACACTTTTGACTCTGTGAGATGCCCCCTCTGCTCCCTTTGCCTTATTTCAAGAGATGCTCTTATTAAGCATCTCATTGATGACCATTATGTGAGCCCAGAATGTATTGGCACACTTCTGCATGTATTCAAAGATGCTTTAGAATTTGTAAAGCCAAAGAAAGATGATTCTTCAAATGTCAAATCAGAGTTGAAAGATGCTGTAGAAAATGAAGTCCTTAATTCACAGAGGACACCAGAACATAACATAGATTTTTCCAGTATTGACAAACCACTATCATTGCAAGTAGAGACAAATAATGCCGCATTATTTCAGCTGGGAATCAAATCAGAGTTTGGCGAGAGTGATTTTGAAGATTCGCATTCCAGCTTTAACGATTTCAATGGAGAGTTGCCGTATGAGGTGTTGAACGAAAATAGCCGTGATGAGAAGAGCTACCGGTGCCGTCTGTGTGGCTTCACATGTGATCGCAGGTATTACATGACCAATAATCATATGCTTAAGCATACAAAGACAAAGCCGTTTGTGTGTGTTATTTGTTCCAAAGGCTATACTCGCAGATATGTTCTCACAGGTCATGTTATGAAGTCTCATAATATCTATGGTGAAGAGCTGGCTAATGTGGTTGAGGCCTCGGATCTAACTTCAAACAAAGGCACTGCTGGTACAAGTCTGGCAGATTCCAGCATAGACATGAGCGAATATCAGGAGTCAGAGATGGATGTTAGTTCTGAAGTGAGAGAAGGACTTGATGGAGGAATCCATGGTGGAAAAGATcaatctgaaataaaacatgaggCATCATTTAATCACCTTACAAAGTTTCCGCATATCAAACCGAAATTAAAAATGAAGGGCAATGGAAATGGTAcagaaaatattgatgaaaaaaatctAGACTTGATGAATGAACAATTGCCATACAGTACAGTGGAAGTTGAGAAAAATGGAAgtattgaacatatttataagtGTGGTCTCTGTGGTTTCACCAGCACAAGGAAGTGGTACCTTCTCACAGcccataaacaaaaacacactgGTCTGTCAAAATCATTCACATGTTCAATTTGCAAAAGTTCCTACAGTCGTAAATATGATTTAAGAAAGCATATCGTACGGAAGCACCAGATCCTTGGTGATATGCTTGAAGCTATACTAGACGCTACCAAAGAGGAAACTAAGTATAATGATGCAGAATCTGGAGATATCAGTCAGAACATGGAAAACATGAAGCAAgaaaatactatatataacatgaaacaaGAAAGTAGGGTGTATGATAATCATAGTGAAGACAATGGTGAAAGGATAGAAAATGGACTTcatgttgaaaacaattatttagaaaatattcagCCTGATGAAGAATGTGATGACAGTGGTGAGGAAGAACAACTTCAGGGAGATGAAATACAGAATGAAAATCATGATGGCACTGAGAGGAgtgatttgaataagagtgatGCAATTGATTTAAGTTCTGTAAGGAAATCTGATGAGGTTAATGTGAAAAATATGCTTGCAACTCCGGACTTGATGACAATGAGTCCTGCAGCAGcaatagcagcagcagcagtggcagcagcagcagaaggtGTGTTTAAAGCAAGAAGGTATCAAGGCAACTTACCTTTTAATGAGATGATTAAAgctgaaattgataaaaatacttTATCATGTTTGAGATGTGGTAAGAAGTGTTCCACTTACAGCAACTTGAAGCAGCATGTCAGGATTGTTCACTACAATGTGAAGGAGTTTGTGTGTCACATCTGCTATAAAACATTCAACACAAACTACAACTTGAAAGTCCACTTGAAACAGCATGTGGACACCAACCAGAAAAAATCATCCCACATATCCTGCCAGGTTTGCTACAAGATGTTCATGAACCAGTCAAACCTGGAAGCTCACATGATTTCTAAGCATGGAATTAGTTTAGAGGAAACACAGGAAATAGCAAAAAGTCATAGAGGAGTCATGTTAAAGCCAGCTGATGGAGAGGATGATGTGGGTGAGGTTTTGCTTCCTCCTGAGGTTGATATGGGTAAAGGTCATGATGAGATGGATACAGAAGTTGATCTGGCCATTGTCAAGAAGGAAAGGGAAGAAATTGCTGAATTAACTGATGTAGTAGGTAGTTAA